One genomic region from Mycobacterium basiliense encodes:
- a CDS encoding PAS domain S-box protein gives MEIYADDKGSILAVTEPELLGYTSEELIGKKVEIIVPYKYREAHRRGLKRWSESGEAKVMGTWLLIEARHRDGDLVRMELVLTQRMDNTGRRVVTANIKPVSDDDMFRLAPI, from the coding sequence GTGGAAATCTACGCCGACGACAAAGGGTCGATCCTGGCGGTAACCGAGCCCGAGCTGCTCGGCTACACATCCGAAGAGCTGATTGGCAAGAAGGTCGAGATCATCGTTCCCTACAAATACCGTGAAGCTCACCGGCGCGGCCTCAAACGATGGTCGGAATCAGGCGAAGCGAAAGTCATGGGTACCTGGCTACTGATCGAAGCCCGCCACCGCGACGGCGATCTAGTACGCATGGAACTCGTGCTAACCCAACGCATGGACAACACCGGCAGACGTGTCGTCACCGCCAACATCAAACCGGTCTCCGACGACGACATGTTCCGCCTCGCCCCAATCTGA
- a CDS encoding flavin monoamine oxidase family protein has product MVDRRFEVLRDGLIPRPGRHRSVVVVGAGISGVVCARLLHDAGYEVQVLEARDRAGGRLWAVDGVGGQYYELGGMRFSESNQLAMEVFRQAGVTVSPFPLQHKSFFFGGRHFHPDGFLPSSAGFDIPPEDDRPLTELLDRVMAPVNAIYERQDNDEEEAFFECLDRFDRYSIQTWLTERGLSPGAVNCLSLVNNIEGRLNFSFSEWAEYVRVDAFGPNLLYVEEGTTELMRRLVEPIAHLVRFGVQATRIEQSLSTATVHWRAGGREGSIRADEVILAVPPIVLRHIPIEGMSTAKDAALRRTYCGRAAKVFLRFNRRWWDDIVGDKGGLAVTDLPVRNVLFTVAGQGDDPSRGAIIGSYTWESDSMVFANLPVEERIERVLSDVELMYPEAVGSFEGGVAHDWGSDRWAGGVGGLFRPTEMSGDHYRDLIEPLGRVWFAGETYDRRSRRWVEGALKSAVKNCMALHDNARDNLPLD; this is encoded by the coding sequence ATGGTTGATAGGCGCTTTGAGGTATTGCGCGATGGGTTGATTCCGCGGCCGGGTCGGCATCGTTCGGTGGTGGTGGTGGGGGCGGGGATTAGCGGTGTGGTGTGTGCTCGGTTGCTGCACGATGCGGGGTATGAGGTGCAGGTGTTGGAGGCCCGTGACCGCGCCGGGGGGAGGTTGTGGGCCGTTGATGGCGTTGGTGGACAGTATTACGAGCTTGGTGGGATGCGTTTTTCGGAGAGCAACCAGCTGGCGATGGAGGTGTTTCGGCAGGCCGGCGTGACGGTGTCGCCGTTTCCGTTGCAGCACAAGTCGTTTTTCTTTGGTGGTCGCCATTTTCACCCAGACGGTTTTCTGCCGTCGAGTGCGGGTTTTGATATTCCGCCCGAGGATGACCGCCCGTTGACTGAGTTGCTCGATCGGGTGATGGCTCCTGTCAATGCGATCTATGAGCGTCAGGACAACGATGAGGAAGAGGCATTTTTTGAGTGCTTGGATCGTTTCGATAGATATTCGATTCAGACCTGGTTAACCGAGCGCGGTTTGTCGCCGGGAGCGGTCAATTGTTTAAGTCTTGTCAATAACATCGAGGGTCGGCTGAATTTCTCATTTTCGGAGTGGGCTGAATATGTGCGGGTTGATGCGTTTGGGCCCAACCTACTTTACGTGGAGGAAGGCACCACGGAACTGATGCGCCGTCTTGTTGAGCCGATAGCTCATCTGGTCCGTTTCGGGGTGCAGGCCACTCGGATTGAGCAGAGTCTAAGCACGGCCACCGTGCATTGGCGTGCCGGCGGGCGCGAGGGTTCGATCCGTGCCGACGAGGTGATTTTGGCGGTGCCGCCAATTGTGCTGCGTCACATTCCCATTGAGGGGATGTCGACTGCCAAAGACGCGGCGTTACGGCGGACCTATTGCGGGCGGGCGGCGAAGGTTTTTCTGCGGTTCAACCGGCGCTGGTGGGACGACATCGTCGGCGACAAGGGGGGGTTGGCGGTGACCGATCTGCCGGTGCGCAATGTGTTGTTCACCGTGGCCGGCCAGGGCGACGACCCCAGCCGGGGCGCGATCATTGGGTCCTATACGTGGGAGTCCGACAGCATGGTGTTTGCTAACTTGCCCGTTGAAGAACGTATCGAGCGGGTGTTGTCCGACGTTGAGTTGATGTATCCCGAGGCCGTTGGCAGCTTTGAGGGCGGGGTCGCGCATGACTGGGGCTCGGATCGCTGGGCCGGGGGCGTGGGTGGATTGTTCCGGCCTACCGAGATGTCGGGGGATCACTACCGCGACCTGATTGAACCCCTGGGCCGGGTGTGGTTTGCCGGTGAAACTTACGACCGGCGCAGCCGTCGCTGGGTCGAAGGCGCACTGAAATCCGCGGTCAAGAACTGCATGGCTCTGCACGATAACGCCCGTGACAATCTCCCCCTGGACTAG